The nucleotide window CTTTGATTGCCATGTAACAAAACATCCATCCATGTACAAAATTGCAGGGAAGATGTCGTTCACTTGGTTTGGTCCAACGCCGAGGGTGACGATTCCTGACCCGGAATTGGTGCGAGAAATTCTGTCCAACAAGTTTGGACACTACGGGAAGCAAAAGAGTAGCCGTTTCGGGAAGCTGCTAGCCGACGGAGTTGCAAATCATGAAGGCGACAAATGGGCAAAGCACCGAAGAATCCTCAATCCCGCCTTTCACCATGAGAAGATAAAGGTATCTGTTCAGTGGAATTTTCTGGTGGCATGGGTGATGTGGGATAATGCACTCTTTGTATTTTCGTTAATTAAAGTGAAGTTATATACAGAACAAGGAAAACATAACTCTTTGTATAGAGTATTGGACTgattcgcaaaaaaaaaaaaaaaataactCTTTGTATAGACTGATAAGCAATGTTTCATTTGCAGAGGATGCTGCCTGTATTTTCTGCGTGTTGCGAAGAAATGATTACAAGATGGGAGAATTCCATGCCCACTGGAGGATTTTGTGAGATTGACGTCTTTCCTGAGTTCCAGAATCTGACTGGAGATGTCATCTCGAGAACAGCATTTGGTAGCAATTATCAGGAGGGAATGAAAATATTCCAGCTGCAAGGGGAGTTATGTGAACGGCTAATACAGGCTTTTCAGACACTTTTCATCCCAGGCTATTGGTAAGTTGTTTTCTTACACAAGCTCATATCATTTCAAGCAAATGGAGTAGCTAGTTTATCTCCGCTTAGAGGTGATCAAATGGAATTTGAAAGGAAAATAGTACTACACTTCTTTTCTTTAAATGAAGGAGTTTATTGAAGAAAATAGTAGGCTGATCAAAGAAACTTTAGTCTTTTCGATGGTAAACTTAAACAGCAGCAATCAAGATTTTCTTTCCTATGCTGACATGTCAGACCATTTGCAGGTTCTTACCAACAGAAAACAACAGAAGGATGAGAGCAATTGATCGTGAAATCCGCACGATTCTACAAGGCATTATTGGGAAAAAAGAAAGAGCTATTAAAAACGGTGAAGCTAGCAGCGATGACTTGCTAGGATTGCTGTTGGAGTCAAATATGCAACAAGCAAATGGGAAAGCAAATCTTGGAATGAGTATTGAAGATATAATTGAGGAATGCAAGCTATTTTACTTTGCAGGTATGGAGACAACATCGGTCTTGCTCACATGGACTCTAGTTGTGCTAAGCATGCACCCAGAGTGGCAGGAGCAGGCAAGGGAGGAAGTTTTGCATCAGTTTGGAAGAACCAGACCAGATTTTGAGAACTTGAGTCGCCTGAAGATTGTAAGTGCGAAGTTTATGCCTTGTGCACATATTGTGGGATAAAATAAAATCAAATACGACCCTCTCCATCATCAAAGTGAGAAAAGAAGTAGCCAAGAATAAAACCTATCATGTTCCAGTATCATTAAAAATTGTAACGCATGTCTACATATGCATGTGAGCAAAACATATACTCATAAATTGAATTGAAAGGATTTTTTTAGGATGATGTGATGTTTTAGGTCTAGAATGGTCGGAGTAATGATCTTGATATTGTGTATTGTTTTGCAGGTAACAATGATTTTGTATGAGGTTCTTAGGTTGTACCCGCCAGCAATCTTCCTTGCGAGAAGAACTTACAAGGCAATGGAGCTTGGTGGCATCAGATATCCGGCAGGGGTGAACCTTATGTTGCCCCTTATCTTTATCCACCATGATCCCGATATTTGGGGAAAAGACGCAAAGGAATTCAATCCACAGAGGTTTGCTGATGGCATCTCGAATGCGGCAAAGCATCCGGCGGCGTTCTTCCCGTTTGGAGGGGGTCCTCGGATCTGCATCGGCCAGAACTTTGCGTTGCTGGAAGCAAAGATGGCTCTGAGCACCATCCTCCAGCGCTTCTCGTTCGAGCTCTCACCGTCCTACATCCACGCACCGTACACCGTGTTAATCCTGCAGCCACAGCACGGTGCTCAAATTAGGCTGAAGAAGATATGAGCGTGCTTTCTCATGGGGCAGTGAATTTACTTACGTGCTGTGTATAGTTTAAATGTTTAGGTTTCGGCTGAATAAAAATGCAACCAGGTTTACATGCTGtgtaatttttattttgaaatacCTGAATGAATGTAAATGTAGTTTCAGTTGAACTGTCGTTTGCTTCAGTTCATAATAGTACTGCAAGTCTGAACTGTCATTCAATGGAACTCCTTTCATCAAGCTGCAGAAACATATTACTCCccccgttccaaaatagatgacccaactttgtattACCTTTGTAAAGTTaatacaaagttgggtcatctattttggaacggagggagtagatgacAGTGATAACTCTCTGGAGTCTGGACCATACAGCTTCTGCATCCTCCTTATATGTATACTGGGTTAACCGTGCACGGAAGATACTTAGTTTCTCAAGCCGAACAGGACCATCGACTCGCCGCCGTCAGACGTCAGCTCATGCCCTCCATCACCGCGCTTTAGCCCTTCCCCAACCGATGATCTGCGAATGGAAGTGATCTAAAAAGTCTTATATTACAGAGGAAGTACATATTTGCTTCCTCGTAGAAAGATAAGAGGTATATATAAACAAAAGAGACCATTTTTCCTGTTCACTCTTGAATCTTGGCGACCTCCTGCGGCCTCCCAGTTTGAAAGAAAAGCAAGACATGATCCAGTGCAGCAGCGCTGATAGTTGCTGAACAAATGTGCTCAATGAACAATGATGATGCATCTGGTTCTCTTTCCTATGTTCACCGACCCACCTCTGCATATGTAATACTACTAACATATCATACGATTGCAGGCAAATCCGAAATATAGTAGTGGTACTGCTGTATTGTACTGTAATAGGTTAGATAGCATCCCTTCATTAGTTTTCAAATCGATCCCTATAAGATTTCGATTGATTTTCAGATGCTGAGCTACCCTCAAATTGTAGAATAATTGAGAAGCAGCTTGCCGGCACCCTGGCGCCCCCCCGCGCACGGTAGCAGCTTGCTGCTCCTTCTCAAACTTTCCGTTGCCCTGGTGCTCGTCTCAGACCTCGCCAGGTCCATGCTCATCCTCCCGGTCCTCGATGTTGGCCGGAGCTTCTTCATGTGCTTCTTTCTGGCCACCCCAATCCATCGCGACTAGCACGGGAGAAATGGTGCATCTGTTAGCAACCCTCCACGGGTGGGCCGTGGGCCGGCATGAGAGGGTCGGGCCTAGCATCTAGGCCATGGAGCCAGCGACTACAAATACTTGAAAGGGTGGATCGAGCAGGTCATCCGGTTGGATCACGACTGAAACGGCACGGCGGCTTCCTCTCCCACCTCTGGCTCTCCTCCTCAATCCCCTTGTTCTTACTTGTTCATGTAATCTAGCTACCCAAATCCTTGTATCTGTAAGTGATTCGTGAGATCAGTAGAGAGACCCTAACACTTGGTATTCAGAGCCAAAATTTTCCCCACCACCTCCCACCCGATCGAGCAATGGAGCCGGCGACCAAGCAGGACCTGAAGGATCTCCTGAAGGAGTTCCGAGAGAGCATGAAGGAGAGCATCAGGGAGGCTGTCGCGGTCGGGTTCGGCAACTCGAAGCCGGCATTCGAGCAGGCGACCATCTCGACCTCTTCTCAGTTCCTCGCCATGGACGCCTCCGATGACAAGGATCTGGCACCTGCGTGCTCCAGCCCTGAACAGGGCACGTACGCCCTCGACTTCGCCCCAACGACCACCATCGATGCTCTTCCCGAGCTCGACATTGACGCCACGGGCGTTGCTGCACCAACGCCCACAACCTGCTCGACGGATGGCCTCATCCACAGCACCGATGGAGACGATAGGATGGAGGCGTCCAAGGCTGCTTGGGATTCGTCTACGCCCTTCACCGCACGTCCAGGGGACTCACCAACACCAATGAGTGAGCCATCTCTCGGCCTTGCACTCGGTGCGCTGGCGCAGACCAAGTGTTTGGCAGAATGCTCAGGCCAAGTTGATGCGTCTGTCACGGCCAATGTTATCTTAGCGACTGCTGGCTGCATGCCCACTACCTGTTCGACCGAGTGGGTCACCCATGCTGACAGTCGCATCATCGACTCATCGTCAACAACCCTACCCATTTGGCTCGCAGCTGCAGCGGTGCATCGTTCGTGGGTGCAGACAGTGCCACCGCACCCACCGGACCTGAGGTTATTTTTTTGGTGGGACCATGGGTGTCTAATGAGTGGCCGTGGTGATTTGGAAAGAGTTATTCATCCTAGCCCAAATGAAAGTTTATGCACAAGGCAATGTCAAGAGGTAAAACTCTCGTGTCTGTTTCATGGGATGTCTATTTCTTGGCAATGGTTGGTACACTGGCTAGTCTATGGAGTTGATTTACGTCAAATTCCGTGTCCATCATTTTCAAATGGTGAGCCACCAGATGTGGATTGTTCCAGTGTTGCCAATTGGGACCCCCATGTGCCTATTTCTGTTGATGACAAGTTCCTGAAGCATCTGTTTCTAAGTGTTCAAGTGCATGAAAGTGGAATGGTTGTAGTTCCCTCTCTGACCTTGATACGACTCCTTACTGTACTGAGGCACCATTCACAATCCATGGAGGGTTTCTTCTCATAGATGGCCTCTGGGGCTGGTCACTACATCTGTTCGGACGCGTAAAGAAGATATCCGATGATAAGCGAGATGCCCAATGTAGCTTGGTCTATCTTAAGTTACAGCAACATGGATTGTTTGTTGTACATCTTACTGATGGAAATTCTCTCTGTTCATGCCACTATACTGATGCACTTGCTTTTGAGTGGGGATACAACCATATTTCTTACAGACAACTTCTAGAGATCTGTTGCAAGCGACTGAAGTGTAAATGGAGAATACAATCTGGGCTAGTACAGACCACATTCAGCCGAATTGGTGCAGTAACCAGTGGAACAATGGGACTGTTGGTTGTGCAATTACCAGAGTGTATTGATGACCAACTAGCAGAATTGCTGAAGGAAATTTTTAATGAGATGCCAAAGTGCAGTGTTACTCCTATATCTTGTGAGAGTGGATGTAAGTTGCATAACACATCATTCTTTATCTGGCGGACAAGTGCAGTCTGCCTTCTTCTCTGTTGCTATGATCAATTTCAATGGAAGCTGGCTGGGTTATGCTATCACCTGTCTAACTGCTGTCCAGTGACACTACTTGGGCTGCCGGTGTCAGCAAACTGTTTGACTCGGAGGTATGCAGGTCACAAGAACCAGGTCTACCACATGAAGTTGTCTCATTCTAATCATTGTCAAGAGGGAATAAACTTGCAAGTGGAGCAGATATGGTGTGCAATTACGAGTAATACTATTGATGCTTATCCTTGTGGTGGTGAAGACCATGCACGCGAATCATTGTTCAACCTGGAGCTTGCTGTACATGCGAAGGAGTTCGATGTGCATGGCATAGAAGTTTCCCTACGCAACAAGATCATATTTGTGTTTGAATTTCACTTGCATGTTGTTGCCAGGTGGAGCTCTTACGGTGTAAACTTTGGTGAAATGGAAAACCAAGTGTATGTGCAAACACATTCCATTGGATCGTTGGCTGGGGCACCTCTACAGAAGCAGCAAATGGAGCTGCAATATTATGGAAATTGTGCCATTAACTCTCTTCATCTGCACTGATTGGTGGCAAGGAAGGGGAGAGCAACATGTTCATGGTTTGATAAATTCTTGGAGGCTTCCATTATGTGCATAAACTGTGAGGACCACTGCTGGGGCTTCCTAAGCTCACTTCTATCTGATTGGCCGAAGTTTGGGAATAGCATCACAGAACTGAAGGAATATCGGGACCAGGGTGGCTTTAGACTGCAATTTTCTTTCAATGTTATGCCCATCTTACAAGGGCACTGGTGCTTTGGAAATGTTAATAGCCTGTTGATTCCTCCTGGTTCGAATGGGAAGTATTATCTCTATGCTCATTGCTGGGTGCTCCAAGTTTGCCAAGATAGTTCACATGGACTGATCAAGAAGTCCAGTGCATGGTATTCGTTTATCACAAGGTTCAGCGTCTGGGTGCCGGGCGTGCCAATGATAGCATGGTCAGTATGCATGGCGTTAATTCGGACTAACTTTGAGAGATGGTGGACTACTTGTTTGCAGTGTTTGGAACAACACCAATGGTTATCAATGTTGTCGGCGTGTACATCTTGGATCTGGTTGGTAGCATGGCCCATGGACGGGGTGGAGCTCTGGATTCACTGTGGGCACGCAATTTTTCAAGGAGGGAGGATCTTCATGGTCGTCGCCACCTTTGTCGACCACAACTACTACCTCGACGTCATCCTCAACTTGGTTCCCATCGGCCATGGTGACTACTTCGGCAACCTGGGCAAGCAAGCTTGCTACTTTGATCGAGTCTACACCCATCTTGGCTACTATCATGAAGATTACCATGGCGATCCTAGCAAGATCAAGGAACTTCAAGCGCCGTGGGATCCTGGCAAGTCAACCTTCCAGTCTTCTTCTGAGCTTCGGCTTGGGGTCAAGCCGAGTTTCAAGGAGGGAGGGGTGTTAGCAACCCTCCACGGGTGGGCCGTGGGCCGGCATGAGAGGGTCGGGCCTAGCATCTAGGCCATGGAGCCAGCGACTACAAATACTTGAAAGGGTGGATCGAGCAGGTCATCCGGTTGGATCACGACTGAAACGGCACGGCGGCTTCCTCTCCCACCTCTGGCTCTCCTCCTCAATCCCCTTGTTCTTGCTTGTTCATGTAATCTAGCTACCCAAATCCTTGTATCTGTAAGTGATTCGTGAGATCAGTAGAGAGACCCTAACAGCATCAATATTACCTAACACCCTTAAAACCAACCTTCGAATGCAAGTTCTAATTTGTCAACAATCACTGAAGCAAAAAAATTTATGGCCTGCTCAAATAGCCGTAAAACTGAAGATAGCTGACATTCATAGCTAAAAACCGAGACTACAAGTACAAAGTTACTGCCTCGTTCATCTCCTAAATCCTAATCACTAAGTTCAGAACTAATCCAAATGGATAAACATATCTGTAAAATACAAGCAGAAGACCTTCTATTTCCAATCTCTGTCTGGAAGCGCATGATTAAATCAACAACACATACAAGTCCACTAGTGTGCCC belongs to Triticum urartu cultivar G1812 chromosome 7, Tu2.1, whole genome shotgun sequence and includes:
- the LOC125526053 gene encoding cytochrome P450 72A397-like; this encodes MATEGLRMLLGDAPPWSVAGAAAAVALLWLGAWVLEWAWWTPRRLGRALRAQGLRGTRYRLFTGDVPENARLSREARLQPLPRGSHDITPRVQPMSCNVIKEHGKMSFTWFGPTPRVTIPDPELVREILSNKFGHYGKQKSSRFGKLLADGVANHEGDKWAKHRRILNPAFHHEKIKRMLPVFSACCEEMITRWENSMPTGGFCEIDVFPEFQNLTGDVISRTAFGSNYQEGMKIFQLQGELCERLIQAFQTLFIPGYWFLPTENNRRMRAIDREIRTILQGIIGKKERAIKNGEASSDDLLGLLLESNMQQANGKANLGMSIEDIIEECKLFYFAGMETTSVLLTWTLVVLSMHPEWQEQAREEVLHQFGRTRPDFENLSRLKIVTMILYEVLRLYPPAIFLARRTYKAMELGGIRYPAGVNLMLPLIFIHHDPDIWGKDAKEFNPQRFADGISNAAKHPAAFFPFGGGPRICIGQNFALLEAKMALSTILQRFSFELSPSYIHAPYTVLILQPQHGAQIRLKKI